The DNA sequence GCGCGTTCCCTGCCACAAGCCGTTCTGCCCCCGCCTCCACCACAGACGGTGCTGTCTGCGCATCTACTCCCCCGTCCACCGACAGCATGAAGTCACCGCGTCCGGATTGCTGCAAGACTCGAAGTGTGGCCAACTTTTCAAGTGCCCCTGGAATAAACTTCTGTCCGCCAAATCCGGGATTCACGCTCATGATTAACACGATATCGCAGACCGGCAATACACTCTCAATTTGAGATATCGGAGTGGATGGATTAAGCGCAACTCCTGACCTGCAGCCAAGCTCTTTTATCCGCGTCAGAGTCCTGTGCAAGTGGGGACTGACCTCCGCATGCACTGTTATCGCGTCAGCGCCGGCGCGGGCATATTGCTCCAATGAGCGCTCCGGAGCTTCGATCATCAAATGAACGTCCAATTCAAGCCTCGTTATCTCTCGAAGCTGTGAAATGATCGGTGGACCGAACGTTAAATTCGGGACAAACTGACCGTCCATCACGTCACAATGCAAAACCGTCGCACCGGCCTCAGTGCATCGCTTCACCTCATGCTCCAACTGCATGAAGTTCGCCGCAAGCAGTGATGGTGCAATATGAACTTGTGTCTCGGCGAGTCTTACCATTTAATCAGCCTCCGGCGGAGGAGTTTCTTCTGCGGCCTGCCCAGAGCTGCTCTCCGGGACAGCCACAACTAAATCTAATTCTGTATCCTGTTCGACCTCAGTCCCCGATGCAAGGCTTTGCGCGATTACCGTGCCCGCCGTAAATAAATTCGTTTGCTTGCGCGTGACCTCGCCCAACTTCAAACCCGCCTCCAAAATGGCTTGTCTCGCTTCGTGAAGTGACATGTCTACAAGCGAAGGCACTACTATTGCATTCGGTCGCGGACCGAGCGATATGGTCAATTGCACTGCCTGCCCCGAAATGACCGGTGAACCCGGGGATGGGCGCTGACGAACAATCCCCCCTCGCGGAACTATGGCGGAAAAATCATAACTCGTCCCTGAGGGTGACACCAGCAAACCAAGATTCCTGCATTCGATTTCCGCCGACCGCTGATCTAAACCTGTCAGATCAGGAATCTCCGTGGCCATGCCTTCCTTTGCCGGAACTACATGAATTACTCTTCCCGGCTTCGAGAATGATCCGGCAAGCGGTCTCTGCTCAAGCACCGTCCCCTGCGGGACCTTACCGCCGATCTTTGCCGGCTGCTCAACGAGGCGAAAACCCTCCTGCTCCGCAAGCGTCTTGGCCTGCAAAACTGTCATGCCAATAAATGAAGGCACTGGCTTCTCTGCTCCGTGACGAGTATAAAGGGGCATGATGACCAAATCCGTCACCATGCCCGCAAATAATACGATCAAGAAAATGAGAAGTGCGCCGGCGCCAAACGTGCGCAGACGACCGCCTGACACACGAGGTTCAGTCATGTCTAATGGGACATTCGCCGCAGCCGCGCTGCGAATGCTCCGTCCGTCTCGTGTATGTGTGTGAAAGTTTCAAGATCTCCGTGTTCCCCGACTACCGATTCCGGCAGAAATCCTCGTGCGTCTTCCCGCAAGTATTCCGGATGATTCTTCAAGAATGACTGCACGATTTCAATGTTCTCCGAAGGAAGAATACTGCACGTCGAATATACCAGAACTCCGCCCGGCTTAACAAGCTCTGCTGCATGATCAAGTATTTCGTGCTGCAACGCGTGCTGCAATCCGACATGATGGCTCTTCCTCCTCCACCGCAAATCCGGCTGCTTTCTCAGCAGCCCCGTTGCACTGCATGGCACGTCAACAAGCACCCGGTCATATTGCTCTGATTCAAACTTTGTGGCGTCCGATTCCACGACTGTGACGTTTTTCGCCCCCACCCTGTCCAAATTCTCCTTGAGACGAACCAACCGGGCAGAGTCGATGTCCACAGCGGTAATCGCCCCGGTTCCACCCATCTTCCGCCAAGCGGCAAGCGTCTTTCCGCCCGGTGCTGCGCATAAATCGAGCACACTGTCACCCGGCGCTGGATCAAGCAGCGCCGCCGCCAGCCCCGCGCTCTCGTCTTGCACCGTAATTCGCCCCTCATCAAGCCAAGGCTGAATTACCGGGAATGAAGGTGCATGCAGTCTGTAATATCCATCAAGAAACGGCGAAGGCTCCCACTTGACTTCGTGCTCGTCAAGTTTGTGCTCAAAGGCCTCCGCGCCGCTTTCATCCATCAAGAATACACTTATCGGAGGCCGATGGTTTGCTACGTCCAGCGCAAGCTCTGCCTCTTCCTGCCCGAACCGCTCAACCAACTCGCGGACGATCCAACGAGGCATCGAATACAGAAAAGCCAACCGCGCAAGCTCATCCGCACCCTCAGGAGGCGTGTTCCAGCGTTCCCGTTCACGTGCCAGCCGCCGCAGGATAGCGTTCGTAAGTCCTCCGGCCTTCTTGCCGAGTCGCTGGATCGCCAGCTCGACGGTCTGACTGACCGCAGCATGGTCGGGTATTCTGTCCTGACCGTAAAGCTGATATGCGCCCATTCGAAGCAGTATTCTTGCAACAGGGTCCGCCCGCCGGTAGTCCCCGTGAAATACTGGTGTCAGGATGCTGTCCAGCCGTCCCCGCCAGCGTATTGTCCCCCAATACAAGTCCGCTGCAAGCGCACGGTCACTGCCACGAAGGTGCGACGAACCGAGGTACTTTGAAAGCACCTCATCGGCATACTCCTCCGTCTTTTCCAGTTCCGTTAGTGCATCAGCCGCCACAACTCGTGCCGAAGATGCCGTGGTCCCCGTTGGCATAGGTCAATCCTTGTGAAATTAAGCAAATCTATGAGAGAAACGCAAGACTGTGGATTCCCCTCTGTTGACAACGCAAGGGAATTTCTGTTACTTAGACTCCGCCAACGGCTATAGAGTTTCCATGCGCCACAAACCTGCACACTATCTCCAGTTCTGGGTGGTCAGAACGCTGTACTTTGCCCTCGGGCTCCTCCCCAGAAGAGCCAGAGGCTGGTGCGGGGTGGCGCTGGGATGGGCTGCAAGTGCTATTGGAATTCGCAGGTCGGTTATGCGCAGCAACCTCGAGATTGCCTTTCCAGGGATTCCACAGATAGGAAAATCTACCATTATTCGGCGTTGTTTCGAACATTTTGGGACCGTGGCGACGAGCCTCTCCGTGGTCCACAAGATAACCGCGTCTGATTGCGGAAATTGGTTATTCCCCTGTGGACTCGAACACCTCGATCGCGCCGTCGCGTCCGGGAAGGGAGCAATTGTCGTCTCTGGTCATCTGGGGAACTGGGAGATGGTCGGTACAGCATGTGCCCGACTCGGCTACCCAGTCTCTTTTGTAGTCACGACTCAACGAAACAAGCTCGTCCAGGAGTGGCTGGACAACGTTCGCAGGCGCGCCGGAGTCGAAATCATCCCGCGAAAACAAGCCATCAAGGGAGTTCTTTCTGCTCTCCACCGGAATCGAATCGTTGCGATCTTGATTGACCAGGACGCCCATGAGGAAGGTGTATTCGTGCCCTTCTTTGGTAAACTAAGCTCTACTCCCCGCGGCCCCGCTGTCTTTCACCTTAGAACCGGATGTCCCCTTATTTTCATGTCTTCCTATCGGCTTCCCGGCGAACGGTATAAATTTGTTCTTGAAACGGTTGACATCTCTGAGGCTCAATCGCAGGAAGAGATCATGGCTAAGCTGACAGCTCGGCTTGAACAAGCAATTCGTGTTGCGCCTGAACAATGGTTCTGGATGCACAAAAGATGGAAATCAACCCCTCCCGCATCCTCATAATTGACACCGCCTGGCTTGGCGACGTCTTATTCAGCACTGCGCTGATCGGTGCCGCGCGCGCCGCTTGGCCGCATTCCGAAATTCACTTCCTGACAGCTCCCCGCGCGCGGGAACTTGTGGCAAACCATCCCGATTTAACTACCATCCGCGTGTTTGATAAGCGCGGTTCCGAAGGCGGTTTCACGCCGTTAAGAAAACTTGCCGCTGAGTTGAATGCAATGAAATTCGATTTGGTGCTGAATGCTCATCCTTCCTTCCGGTCACGTCTCCTTTGCTCCATGCTTGTCGCTCAGGTTAGAGTCGGACACGACGGATTTCTCAGTTCGAAGGCCTTCACACACTGCGTTCATAACGACCTGGCAGTTGAGCCCGATCACGTTGAGCGCAGGCTGAACCTGTTGCGGGCCATCTTACCGGTCCGTCACACCCCGCCTCTGAAAATCGGACTTACTTCGGAGGAACGCGCCCACGCTGAAGAATTCTTACGCGTGAACTGCCCCGGACGAAACCGCTTTCTGGCCCTGATACCCGGTAGCGCACGCAAAACTAAGCAATGGACGACATCAAACTTCCATGAAATCGGAAGTGCGTGGCTCAATCAATCCCCGCACGGATGTGTCCTGGTATTTCTCGGGCCAAATGAGTCTTCTCTGAAGTCTCAATTCCCGACCGGCGGCAACTCCGGATTCATCATCGTTGAACAGTCCCTGAGAAATTGTGCCGCGCTTCTGAACCGTTGCGAACTGGCCCTCGGTAATGATACAGGCGTATCGTTTCTCGCAATTGCAGCCGGTTGCCGTAAAGTTCTGGTTCTCTACGGCAGCACTCAGATTAATTATCAATTCCCCCCGCCTCACCGGGCAATCGCCGCTGGTGTTCCCTGCTGCTTGCCCCGGACTGGTCACGGCGAAAAAGTCTGCGCGTGGACGGGCGGCGCTGCGTGGTGCATGAACCAGATTACCCGCGAACGTGTGCTCAAGTTGATTCTTGAATAATCTATAAGGAGAAGGATTGGAACAGGTCTTACTGTTTCCGTTTGCTGAGTATTGGGAATTCTATGCCGGATTCACCGCATTTGTCCTTGTCATGCTCGCCCTGGACCTCGGCGTGTTTCACCGCGAAGCTCACGAAGTCAGTTTCAAGGAGGCGGCAACGTGGGGAACGATTTGGGTGGTGCTTGCTCTGGCGTTTGGCTGGGCACTCTATGAGTACTCACTGTGGAAATTCCCGCAGGATGCGCGACTCTTGGCTCTGCCCGGCTTCGACGCGGCCGCATCCGCGAAGCAGGTTACGCTTGAATATTTGACCGGATTCGTGGTTGAAAAGTCACTCGCGGTGGACAATGTGTTCATCTTCGTGGTCGTCTTCTCATTCTTTGCAATCCCGCCGAAGTTCCAGCACCGAATCCTCTTTTATGGCATACTCGGTGCGCTTTTCTTTCGCATCATATTCATCGCTCTCGGATCAGTGCTAATGCAGTACAAACTGCTGGTCATAATCTTCGGAATCTTCCTGATCGCGACCGGTGTCAAGATCTTTCTGGCACCTGAAAAGGGTGTTGATCCCGACAAGAACCCGCTGATCAAGTTGCTGAAGAAATTCCTGCCTGTTACGCCTCAACTGCACGAACAGAAATTCCTCGTCCGCCTGAACGGTGTACTCCACGCGACTCCCCTGCTCGTCTGCCTTGTGTTTATAGAAGTCTCGGATATCATCTTCGCCGTTGACTCGGTGCCCGCGATTTTCGCCATTACCAAAGAGCCGTTTCTTGTATACACATCGAACGTCTTTGCCATTCTCGGCCTTCGCTCCCTTTACTTCCTGCTCGGAGGACTCGTAACAAGATTCCGTCTCCTGAAATACGGTCTGGGACTTATTCTGGTTTTCGTGGGTCTGAAAATGGTCTGGCTGAACGAAGCTTTCGGAGGCAAGTTTCCAATTACATGGTCTTTGGCAATTATCGGCGTCATCCTCGCTGTTTCGATTGCAGCAAGTCTGATGGTGACAAGGAACAACCGCTCTCAGTCGGTGTAGTCAGCATTCGTCCAAATGTCAAAAGAGCCGCCGAAGATTCTTCGGCGGCTCTCTCTTTGCCATTGTTGAATGTCTCTACTGTCTTGCTCCGGCCATTGCCGAGGCAGTCTTCGGCGCGGCTACAAGCTTCTGCAGAAGGTCGTGCACGAGTCCGCGCAGTGTTTGCGGCGACTCGATCTCTTCGAAGTGCGCCAGCAGAATCTCAGGATCAAACTTTCCACTCGAAAGCGACATCACACTTTCAACATGGTTTCTGAGCTGCCGGACGTTCTCAGGCCACTCCACCCGAGTCAGCAATTCCATATAGTGATACGGAACGGATGGCCGGGTGACCCGCTCACGTGCCGCGAAAGCCTGCAGCACATCAGATACCAGATATGGAATATCCGCATTTCGTTCAGCCAATGTCGGCATGCTGATAACAGCTTGCGAAATCCTGCTGTACATATCCTCTGCGAACATCCCGCGTGAAATTCTCTCAGCAAGTTCTCCGCTGTGAGCGGTGAACATCATGCGTGTCTCAACCGGGACCCGCTGTCCTGCGGTGTTCGTATAGACTCCCGAATCCAGCACTTGTCCAATCCGCTCTTGTGCGAGCGGAGAGAGGTCTTCGATTCCCGTTAAGACCATCGTTCCGCCTTCTGCGCGTGCGAAAACACCCGGTTCGCCCGGTGTTCCCAGCAGGACGTTGTCCAGCGAGTTCGGAGTCAATCTGTGCGCGGCGACTGCGACAAACGGCTTCCCTGCACGAGATGACGAATTATGTATCGCGCGGGCAAGGACAGTCTTGCCCGTGCCAGTCTCGCCGACGATCAATAGTCGCGCAGGGCTTTCTATTTGAAGGCTGGCAAGCTTCACGACGCGCTGCATGGCCGCGCTGCGCGCGACCAGCGATCCAATCGTGTATCTGCTCTCCATCCAGTTCTTGTCCAACATCGTGGTCTCCTTTCTCCGTTACACCTTAACTACTCGCCCGTCTTGCAACGTGCGTCGGTGTCCTCCGTACTTTCATTCGGGCCGAGCCGGTCCCAAGGAATATCTTCTTCCCAACCTTTTCCGTATCAAAAAAAGTCCGTAGAATAAGGCGGTCAAACCGGCCAATCCGCCGATCAATAGAAGGGTCATCAGATATGCATTGGGATTCATAGTAATCAGCGATCGTTTGTGACTTGAATTTCAATCGCAATGCCAGACAAACCGTCATCGCAATGTTCGTGAACATCATGGCCCACTGTGAGACTACCAGAAGTTCCATCTCCGCCGACGGCAATAACATCTCCGCTGTGTCTATTGCCAGCGCAATTCCAAACAGGAACAGCAGCGTGTCGGCATATGCCCCAATAGGTCTATCCGTCTTGTACTTATGCACATAGAATGCCAAAAGTACCAGCAGACTGTAAACATTCAAAATCGCCGAGGAACGATTGATTTCATCGTAACTTACGGACTGTGAGCCGTCCGCCGCTGTCGCCACCGCCTTCAGCGGATCCCATATGTAGGGGGAATACAACCATCCCACTACGATGAAAAGAGCCAAACCTGCAATTGCAACATGCAAGAGTCGCTTCCTTGGCGGAGCGATATACCCTGCCGTGATGGTCGTCACCGCCCACGCAAATAGCGTGTGGATTCCAATGATCGGGTACCACACATAGTATCGCAGGTAATTATCAAAGTCACCTGCGATATGAAACATGGTCATGAACGGTGCCCCCAGCGCATTGAACGCGAACACAAGCCAGAGTGCGAAAAAGACGTGGCGGTAGTGCTGTTCTCGTCGGAAAGCCAGAAAGCTTAGTAGGGACATCAGGCCTAGAATGGCAATGTTCACCAAAAAGCTGAATTCCCAAACCCATTCTGGAGTTGCCGGATGCAGGAGCGCCGCGCTCAGCAAACCAAGGGTGATAATGCTGTAAACAAAAAAAGCGACCATTGGGTCGAGGAATTGCAATCCTCAAGCCAATGGTCGCTGCGGGTAAAACCCGCGAATTCTAATTACTTACCAGGCTGCGGAGGGACTACTGGAGTCAAGGCGCTCAGCTTTTTGCCGGGTTGCGGCGGCACAACTGGCGTCAAAGCACTCAGCTTCTTCCCCGGCTGAGGAGGCACCACCGGCGTCAAAGCACTAAGCTTCTTACCAGGCTGGGGAGGCACGACCGGTGTCAAGGCCGAGATTCCCTTGCCAGGTTGCGGAGGTACAACAGGCGTCAATGCCGAGATTCCCTTACCGGGCTGCGGCGGCACAACTGGCGTCAATGCAGCGTAACTCGCCAAACTAAATACACTTACAACCAGAATTACGGTGATGATTTTCTTCATGCTCATCCTCTTCCTAAATTTATACGGCCCACCCGTAGCAGACGTCCTAAAATTAGCGAAACTATAACATGTTGTCAAGAGATTGCGAAATACCTCATATAATTCTTGAGCATGTTATGTCATGTAACCATATACTCTTACTGACCCCTCCTCGGTTCCCGCCAATTTCTTCGCCCTTTTCGAGAGGCATGATTTCCCAAAAGCAGACCGCCGGGCACTGCGTCTACCTCAATTTGCCAAGCTTGTGTTCAGACTTGAAGTTGTGTAAATTAGTTGGATTAACTACTCCCCTTGGCAACCTACTCCAACAAATTAAGT is a window from the bacterium genome containing:
- the rpe gene encoding ribulose-phosphate 3-epimerase, with translation MVRLAETQVHIAPSLLAANFMQLEHEVKRCTEAGATVLHCDVMDGQFVPNLTFGPPIISQLREITRLELDVHLMIEAPERSLEQYARAGADAITVHAEVSPHLHRTLTRIKELGCRSGVALNPSTPISQIESVLPVCDIVLIMSVNPGFGGQKFIPGALEKLATLRVLQQSGRGDFMLSVDGGVDAQTAPSVVEAGAERLVAGNALFGPDLHANMKRLRQAAGC
- a CDS encoding PASTA domain-containing protein produces the protein MTEPRVSGGRLRTFGAGALLIFLIVLFAGMVTDLVIMPLYTRHGAEKPVPSFIGMTVLQAKTLAEQEGFRLVEQPAKIGGKVPQGTVLEQRPLAGSFSKPGRVIHVVPAKEGMATEIPDLTGLDQRSAEIECRNLGLLVSPSGTSYDFSAIVPRGGIVRQRPSPGSPVISGQAVQLTISLGPRPNAIVVPSLVDMSLHEARQAILEAGLKLGEVTRKQTNLFTAGTVIAQSLASGTEVEQDTELDLVVAVPESSSGQAAEETPPPEAD
- the rsmB gene encoding 16S rRNA (cytosine(967)-C(5))-methyltransferase RsmB, with the translated sequence MPTGTTASSARVVAADALTELEKTEEYADEVLSKYLGSSHLRGSDRALAADLYWGTIRWRGRLDSILTPVFHGDYRRADPVARILLRMGAYQLYGQDRIPDHAAVSQTVELAIQRLGKKAGGLTNAILRRLARERERWNTPPEGADELARLAFLYSMPRWIVRELVERFGQEEAELALDVANHRPPISVFLMDESGAEAFEHKLDEHEVKWEPSPFLDGYYRLHAPSFPVIQPWLDEGRITVQDESAGLAAALLDPAPGDSVLDLCAAPGGKTLAAWRKMGGTGAITAVDIDSARLVRLKENLDRVGAKNVTVVESDATKFESEQYDRVLVDVPCSATGLLRKQPDLRWRRKSHHVGLQHALQHEILDHAAELVKPGGVLVYSTCSILPSENIEIVQSFLKNHPEYLREDARGFLPESVVGEHGDLETFTHIHETDGAFAARLRRMSH
- a CDS encoding lysophospholipid acyltransferase family protein; protein product: MRHKPAHYLQFWVVRTLYFALGLLPRRARGWCGVALGWAASAIGIRRSVMRSNLEIAFPGIPQIGKSTIIRRCFEHFGTVATSLSVVHKITASDCGNWLFPCGLEHLDRAVASGKGAIVVSGHLGNWEMVGTACARLGYPVSFVVTTQRNKLVQEWLDNVRRRAGVEIIPRKQAIKGVLSALHRNRIVAILIDQDAHEEGVFVPFFGKLSSTPRGPAVFHLRTGCPLIFMSSYRLPGERYKFVLETVDISEAQSQEEIMAKLTARLEQAIRVAPEQWFWMHKRWKSTPPASS
- a CDS encoding glycosyltransferase family 9 protein encodes the protein MEINPSRILIIDTAWLGDVLFSTALIGAARAAWPHSEIHFLTAPRARELVANHPDLTTIRVFDKRGSEGGFTPLRKLAAELNAMKFDLVLNAHPSFRSRLLCSMLVAQVRVGHDGFLSSKAFTHCVHNDLAVEPDHVERRLNLLRAILPVRHTPPLKIGLTSEERAHAEEFLRVNCPGRNRFLALIPGSARKTKQWTTSNFHEIGSAWLNQSPHGCVLVFLGPNESSLKSQFPTGGNSGFIIVEQSLRNCAALLNRCELALGNDTGVSFLAIAAGCRKVLVLYGSTQINYQFPPPHRAIAAGVPCCLPRTGHGEKVCAWTGGAAWCMNQITRERVLKLILE
- a CDS encoding TerC/Alx family metal homeostasis membrane protein, yielding MEQVLLFPFAEYWEFYAGFTAFVLVMLALDLGVFHREAHEVSFKEAATWGTIWVVLALAFGWALYEYSLWKFPQDARLLALPGFDAAASAKQVTLEYLTGFVVEKSLAVDNVFIFVVVFSFFAIPPKFQHRILFYGILGALFFRIIFIALGSVLMQYKLLVIIFGIFLIATGVKIFLAPEKGVDPDKNPLIKLLKKFLPVTPQLHEQKFLVRLNGVLHATPLLVCLVFIEVSDIIFAVDSVPAIFAITKEPFLVYTSNVFAILGLRSLYFLLGGLVTRFRLLKYGLGLILVFVGLKMVWLNEAFGGKFPITWSLAIIGVILAVSIAASLMVTRNNRSQSV
- a CDS encoding sigma-54-dependent Fis family transcriptional regulator, whose protein sequence is MLDKNWMESRYTIGSLVARSAAMQRVVKLASLQIESPARLLIVGETGTGKTVLARAIHNSSSRAGKPFVAVAAHRLTPNSLDNVLLGTPGEPGVFARAEGGTMVLTGIEDLSPLAQERIGQVLDSGVYTNTAGQRVPVETRMMFTAHSGELAERISRGMFAEDMYSRISQAVISMPTLAERNADIPYLVSDVLQAFAARERVTRPSVPYHYMELLTRVEWPENVRQLRNHVESVMSLSSGKFDPEILLAHFEEIESPQTLRGLVHDLLQKLVAAPKTASAMAGARQ